A window of the Lolium perenne isolate Kyuss_39 chromosome 7, Kyuss_2.0, whole genome shotgun sequence genome harbors these coding sequences:
- the LOC127312864 gene encoding NADH dehydrogenase [ubiquinone] 1 beta subcomplex subunit 9 produces the protein MSTTAGYLARRAGQKERVRLLYRRALKDTLNWAVHRHLFYQDASDLRDKFEANRNVENLDVIDRLIDDAEARQRNFQHPDPYIVPWAPGGTKFTRNPPPPEGIEIVYNFGKEEH, from the exons atgtcgacgacggcggggTACCTGGCGCGGCGCGCGGGGCAGAAGGAGCGGGTGCGGCTGCTCTACCGCCGCGCGCTCAAGGACACCCTCAACTGGGCCGTCCACCGCCACCTCTTCTACCAGGAC GCGTCGGATCTCCGGGACAAGTTCGAGGCCAACAGAAATGTG GAGAACCTGGACGTGATCGACAGGCTCATCGACGACGCGGAAGCGCGGCAGAGGAACTTCCAGCACCCGGATCCTTACATTG TTCCATGGGCTCCTGGTGGCACTAAATTCACAAGGAACCCTCCTCCACCTGAAGGG ATTGAGATTGTCTACAACTTTGGCAAAGAAGAACATTGA